A window from Gossypium raimondii isolate GPD5lz chromosome 7, ASM2569854v1, whole genome shotgun sequence encodes these proteins:
- the LOC105792290 gene encoding aspartic proteinase 36 isoform X1 codes for MVSRSFCKRREMAAVFPAWIMVTILVLEASLVMGGFQASLKLERRIPLVSHEVELGRLREFDRLRHGRLLQSSGGVVDFPVRGTYDPFLVGLYYTKLQIGSPPKEYYVQIDTGSDVLWIGCNSCNGCPESSGLQIELNLYDPGSSSTSSLVSCSDQRCNAGVQSSDSGCSGQGNQCSYTFQYGDGSGTSGYYVADLLHISTILEGSMTANSTAPIMFGCSVLQTGDLTKSDRAVDGIFGFGQQSLSVISQLSSQGIAPRVFSHCLRGKNGGGGILVFGEILEPNMVYTPLVPSQPHYNLDLRSISVGGQVLSIDPSVFSTSSSQGTIVDSGTTLAYLADEAYDAFVDAITKTVSQTVRPVLSKGNQCYLITSSVTDIFPQVSLNFAGAASLILNPPDYLVQQNSIGGAAVWCIGFQKIQGQGITILGDLVLKDKIIVYDLANQRIGWTDYDCSMSVNVSANLNSGRTEFVNAGQMSNDGSSPDQLQSIIASLLNMIMLAALLFS; via the exons ATGGTGTCACGAAGTTTTTGTAAGAGAAGGGAAATGGCGGCGGTTTTTCCCGCCTGGATCATGGTAACGATTTTGGTTTTGGAGGCTAGTCTGGTCATGGGTGGTTTTCAAGCGAGTTTGAAACTGGAGAGGAGGATTCCACTAGTGAGTCATGAAGTGGAGCTGGGTCGCCTCAGAGAATTCGATAGACTCAGGCATGGAAGGTTGTTGCAGTCTTCTGGTGGTGTCGTGGATTTTCCTGTTCGAGGCACCTATGATCCATTTCTTGTTGG attatattatacaaaattacaaataggTTCTCCTCCAAAGGAATACTATGTACAAATTGATACTGGAAGTGATGTTCTATGGATAGGTTGCAATTCCTGCAATGGTTGTCCTGAATCTAGTGGACTTCAA ATTGAACTTAATTTGTATGATCCTGGAAGCTCATCAACATCTTCATTGGTCTCATGTTCAGACCAAAGATGTAATGCGGGCGTTCAATCATCCGATTCGGGTTGTTCCGGACAGGGAAATCAATGCAGTTACACATTTCAGTATGGAGATGGAAGTGGAACATCAGGGTATTATGTAGCTGATTTGTTGCATATCAGTACAATTCTTGAGGGATCCATGACTGCAAACTCTACAGCTCCCATTATGTTTGG GTGCAGCGTGTTACAGACCGGAGACTTGACAAAGTCTGATCGAGCAGTTGATGGAATCTTCGGGTTTGGACAGCAGAGTTTGTCTGTAATCTCACAACTTTCATCACAGGGAATAGCACCTAGAGTGTTTTCTCATTGCTTAAGAGGGAAAAATGGTGGTGGGGGTATACTTGTTTTCGGAGAGATTTTGGAACCCAATATGGTTTATACTCCGCTCGTCCCATCACA GCCTCACTACAATCTTGATCTGCGGAGCATTTCCGTTGGTGGACAAGTTTTATCAATTGACCCGTCAGTGTTTTCAACATCAAGTAGTCAAGGAACAATAGTTGATTCCGGGACAACTTTGGCATATCTAGCTGATGAAGCTTATGATGCTTTTGTTGATGCT ATCACGAAAACTGTTTCGCAAACTGTGCGCCCTGTTCTTTCCAAAGGAAATCAATGTTATCTAATAACCTCCAG TGTCACCGACATATTCCCTCAAGTTAGTCTGAACTTTGCTGGTGCTGCCTCCTTGATTTTAAATCCACCCGACTATCTTGTGCAGCAGAACTCTATT GGTGGTGCTGCAGTTTGGTGCATTGGCTTTCAGAAAATTCAGGGTCAGGGAATAACAATTTTAGGAG ATCTTGTTCTGAAAGACAAAATCATCGTTTATGATCTGGCAAATCAACGGATCGGATGGACTGACTATGACT GTTCAATGTCCGTCAATGTGTCTGCAAATCTTAACTCCGGAAGAACAGAATTTGTGAATGCAGGGCAGATGAGCAACGATGGCTCGTCACCAGATCAACTTCAGAGCATCATAGCTTCGCTTCTAAATATGATCATGCTTGCCGCTCTACTGTTTTCCTAG
- the LOC105792290 gene encoding aspartic proteinase 36 isoform X2: MVSRSFCKRREMAAVFPAWIMVTILVLEASLVMGGFQASLKLERRIPLVSHEVELGRLREFDRLRHGRLLQSSGGVVDFPVRGTYDPFLVGLYYTKLQIGSPPKEYYVQIDTGSDVLWIGCNSCNGCPESSGLQIELNLYDPGSSSTSSLVSCSDQRCNAGVQSSDSGCSGQGNQCSYTFQYGDGSGTSGYYVADLLHISTILEGSMTANSTAPIMFGCSVLQTGDLTKSDRAVDGIFGFGQQSLSVISQLSSQGIAPRVFSHCLRGKNGGGGILVFGEILEPNMVYTPLVPSQPHYNLDLRSISVGGQVLSIDPSVFSTSSSQGTIVDSGTTLAYLADEAYDAFVDAITKTVSQTVRPVLSKGNQCYLITSSVTDIFPQVSLNFAGAASLILNPPDYLVQQNSIGGAAVWCIGFQKIQGQGITILGDLVLKDKIIVYDLANQRIGWTDYDCKLDLMIPNDNMFC, encoded by the exons ATGGTGTCACGAAGTTTTTGTAAGAGAAGGGAAATGGCGGCGGTTTTTCCCGCCTGGATCATGGTAACGATTTTGGTTTTGGAGGCTAGTCTGGTCATGGGTGGTTTTCAAGCGAGTTTGAAACTGGAGAGGAGGATTCCACTAGTGAGTCATGAAGTGGAGCTGGGTCGCCTCAGAGAATTCGATAGACTCAGGCATGGAAGGTTGTTGCAGTCTTCTGGTGGTGTCGTGGATTTTCCTGTTCGAGGCACCTATGATCCATTTCTTGTTGG attatattatacaaaattacaaataggTTCTCCTCCAAAGGAATACTATGTACAAATTGATACTGGAAGTGATGTTCTATGGATAGGTTGCAATTCCTGCAATGGTTGTCCTGAATCTAGTGGACTTCAA ATTGAACTTAATTTGTATGATCCTGGAAGCTCATCAACATCTTCATTGGTCTCATGTTCAGACCAAAGATGTAATGCGGGCGTTCAATCATCCGATTCGGGTTGTTCCGGACAGGGAAATCAATGCAGTTACACATTTCAGTATGGAGATGGAAGTGGAACATCAGGGTATTATGTAGCTGATTTGTTGCATATCAGTACAATTCTTGAGGGATCCATGACTGCAAACTCTACAGCTCCCATTATGTTTGG GTGCAGCGTGTTACAGACCGGAGACTTGACAAAGTCTGATCGAGCAGTTGATGGAATCTTCGGGTTTGGACAGCAGAGTTTGTCTGTAATCTCACAACTTTCATCACAGGGAATAGCACCTAGAGTGTTTTCTCATTGCTTAAGAGGGAAAAATGGTGGTGGGGGTATACTTGTTTTCGGAGAGATTTTGGAACCCAATATGGTTTATACTCCGCTCGTCCCATCACA GCCTCACTACAATCTTGATCTGCGGAGCATTTCCGTTGGTGGACAAGTTTTATCAATTGACCCGTCAGTGTTTTCAACATCAAGTAGTCAAGGAACAATAGTTGATTCCGGGACAACTTTGGCATATCTAGCTGATGAAGCTTATGATGCTTTTGTTGATGCT ATCACGAAAACTGTTTCGCAAACTGTGCGCCCTGTTCTTTCCAAAGGAAATCAATGTTATCTAATAACCTCCAG TGTCACCGACATATTCCCTCAAGTTAGTCTGAACTTTGCTGGTGCTGCCTCCTTGATTTTAAATCCACCCGACTATCTTGTGCAGCAGAACTCTATT GGTGGTGCTGCAGTTTGGTGCATTGGCTTTCAGAAAATTCAGGGTCAGGGAATAACAATTTTAGGAG ATCTTGTTCTGAAAGACAAAATCATCGTTTATGATCTGGCAAATCAACGGATCGGATGGACTGACTATGACTGTAAGTTGGATCTTATGATTCCAAATGACAATATGTTCTGTTGA